One Osmerus mordax isolate fOsmMor3 chromosome 26, fOsmMor3.pri, whole genome shotgun sequence DNA segment encodes these proteins:
- the LOC136935783 gene encoding GATA zinc finger domain-containing protein 14-like — protein sequence MTSIISLPNNHNRFSNNYTHNSCSNNYIHNSYSNNYIHNSYSNNYTHNSCSNNYIHNSCSNNYIHNSYSNNYIHNSYSNNYTPNNFPNNYTHNSCSNNYIHNSYSNNYTPNNFPNNYTHNNFPNNYNSCSNNYNCSPNNHNSCFNNYTHNCGSNNYPQNSYSNNYNSCSNNYTHNCPNCCSNSSPNCCSYSCSNSSSNSSPNCCSYSCSNSSSNSCSNSSPNSSPNCCSNSCPNSYSNNPTLNNYPNNSRTFSRLDCTAIRTIQDDLYCSVDKRKCHSFN from the exons ATGACGAGCATCATTAGCCT ccccaacaaccacaacagattctccaacaactacacccacaacagctgctccaacaactaCATCCACAACAGCTACTCCAACAACTACATCCACAACAGCTACTCCAACAACTAcacccacaacagctgctccaacaactacatccacaacagctgctccaacaactaCATCCACAACAGCTACTCCAACAACTACATCCACAACAGCTACTCCAACAACTACACCCCTAACAACTTCCCCAACAACTAcacccacaacagctgctccaacaactaCATCCACAACAGCTACTCCAACAACTACACCCCTAACAACTTCCCCAACAACTACACCCACAACAACTTCCCCAACAactacaacagctgctccaacaactaCAACTGTAgccccaacaaccacaacagctgcttcaACAACTACACCCACAACTGCGGCTCCAACAACTACCCCCAAAACAGTTACTCCAACAactacaacagctgctccaacaactaCACCCACAA ctgccccaactgctgctccaacagcagccccaactgctgctcctacagctgctccaacagcagctccaacagcagccccaactgctgctcctacagctgctccaacagcagctccaacagctgctccaacagcagccccaacagcagccccaactgctgctccaacagctgccccaacagct ACTCCAACAACCCCACCCTTAATAACTATCCAAACAactccagaaccttttcgag ACTTGACTGCACTGCTATACGGACAATTCAAGATGACCTCTACTGTTCAGTTGACAAACGAAAATGTCACAGCTTTAATTGA